The Saccharothrix variisporea genome has a segment encoding these proteins:
- a CDS encoding ABC1 kinase family protein, whose amino-acid sequence MSEIPRKAVQRTAKLASLPIGVAGRVVGGWGKRLAGRSSEEVSAEVSAKTAEQVFAVLGQLKGGAMKFGQALSVFEAAVPDELAEPYREALTKLQTAAPPMPARTTHRVLTEQLGSGWVKRFASFDDEPAASASIGQVHRAVWHDGRDVAVKVQYPGADEALQADLKQLLRFSRLLQAIMPGTEVKPLLEELRDRYLEELDYRTEAASQRVFAKAFEGDDHVLVPKVVASSPKVMVSEWTDGVPLSKIIRSGEREERDLAGRLLSEFHFSAPSRSGLLHADPHPGNFMLGADGRLRVLDFGAVARLPDGLPKTLGLMTRLALDGRSTDLLDLLKAERFIRPGTELQEDDVLNYLAPFVEPLRTETFHFTRKWLQKQAERVGDLRSPDSHTGRSLNLPPQYLLIHRVTLGATGILCQLDAHVPAREIVERWQPGFAD is encoded by the coding sequence GTGAGCGAGATCCCGCGCAAGGCCGTGCAGCGCACCGCGAAGCTGGCCAGCCTGCCCATCGGGGTGGCCGGCCGGGTCGTGGGCGGCTGGGGCAAACGGCTCGCAGGCCGCAGTTCCGAGGAGGTCAGCGCCGAGGTGTCGGCGAAGACCGCGGAACAGGTCTTCGCCGTGTTGGGCCAGCTCAAGGGCGGTGCCATGAAGTTCGGGCAGGCCTTGAGCGTGTTCGAGGCGGCGGTGCCCGACGAGCTGGCCGAGCCGTACCGGGAGGCGCTGACCAAGCTCCAGACCGCCGCTCCGCCGATGCCCGCGCGCACCACGCACCGGGTGCTGACCGAGCAGCTCGGGTCGGGGTGGGTGAAGCGGTTCGCGTCGTTCGACGACGAACCGGCGGCGTCCGCGTCCATCGGCCAGGTGCACCGCGCGGTGTGGCACGACGGGCGCGACGTGGCGGTCAAGGTGCAGTACCCGGGCGCGGACGAGGCGTTGCAGGCCGACCTCAAGCAGCTGCTGCGGTTCTCCCGGCTGTTGCAGGCGATCATGCCGGGCACCGAGGTGAAACCGCTGCTGGAGGAGCTGCGGGACCGGTACCTGGAGGAGCTGGACTACCGCACCGAGGCGGCGAGCCAGCGGGTGTTCGCGAAGGCGTTCGAGGGCGACGACCACGTGCTGGTGCCCAAGGTCGTCGCCAGCTCGCCCAAGGTGATGGTCAGCGAGTGGACCGATGGCGTGCCGCTGTCGAAGATCATCCGTTCGGGTGAGCGCGAGGAGCGCGACCTGGCGGGCCGGCTGCTGTCGGAGTTCCACTTCTCGGCCCCGAGCCGGTCGGGCCTGCTGCACGCCGACCCCCACCCGGGCAACTTCATGCTCGGCGCGGACGGCCGCCTGCGCGTCCTCGACTTCGGCGCCGTCGCCCGCCTCCCGGACGGCCTGCCCAAGACGTTGGGCCTGATGACGAGGCTCGCCCTGGACGGCCGCTCGACGGACCTGCTCGACCTGCTGAAGGCCGAGCGCTTCATCCGCCCCGGCACGGAGCTGCAGGAGGACGACGTCCTCAACTACCTCGCGCCGTTCGTCGAGCCGCTGCGCACGGAGACCTTCCACTTCACCCGGAAGTGGCTGCAGAAGCAGGCGGAACGCGTGGGCGACCTGCGCAGCCCGGACAGCCACACCGGCAGGTCGCTGAACCTGCCCCCGCAGTACCTGCTGATCCACCGCGTGACCCTGGGCGCGACCGGCATCCTCTGCCAACTCGACGCCCACGTCCCGGCCCGCGAGATCGTCGAACGCTGGCAGCCCGGCTTCGCCGACTGA
- a CDS encoding class I SAM-dependent methyltransferase has product MAAHTHDGIDWATRLTALRRANELDAEAERVVARRLVRSLPDSPVVVDVGSGAGGMSVALVEALNARGGGTVVLIDAVPELLDAATTAARAAASYGHDNTNPTVKVRPVLADIATERLADLTDPAHLVWAARVVHHLPDERQGVAGLVDALAPGGVLALAEGGLEGRFLPWDLGVGEPGLQERLAAARAEWFVRMRESMTDKVRLPVGWNIVLAEAGLLDVTAFSYLVDHPAPAKQAVRDWAVERLQWLADVAGDRLHPADRRTVERLLDPQDPEYVGLRDDVYLLVANTVHLGRKP; this is encoded by the coding sequence GTGGCCGCTCACACTCACGACGGAATCGACTGGGCAACCCGCCTGACCGCACTGCGCCGGGCGAACGAACTCGACGCCGAGGCCGAGCGCGTGGTCGCGCGCCGGCTCGTCCGCTCGTTGCCGGACAGCCCGGTCGTCGTCGACGTCGGCAGTGGCGCGGGAGGCATGAGCGTGGCCCTCGTCGAAGCGCTCAACGCGCGTGGCGGCGGCACCGTCGTCCTCATCGACGCCGTGCCGGAGCTCCTCGACGCCGCGACGACCGCCGCGCGTGCCGCCGCCAGCTACGGGCACGACAACACCAACCCCACGGTCAAGGTCCGCCCGGTGCTCGCCGACATCGCCACCGAACGCCTGGCCGACCTCACCGACCCGGCGCACCTGGTGTGGGCGGCGCGCGTCGTCCACCACCTGCCCGACGAGCGGCAGGGGGTGGCCGGTCTGGTCGACGCGCTCGCGCCCGGCGGAGTGCTCGCCCTGGCCGAAGGCGGCCTGGAGGGCAGGTTCCTGCCGTGGGACCTCGGCGTCGGCGAACCCGGCCTCCAGGAACGCCTGGCCGCCGCGCGCGCCGAGTGGTTCGTGCGCATGCGGGAGTCCATGACCGACAAGGTGCGGCTGCCCGTGGGGTGGAACATCGTGCTGGCCGAGGCCGGCCTGCTCGACGTGACCGCGTTCAGCTACCTCGTCGACCACCCCGCGCCCGCCAAGCAGGCGGTGCGGGACTGGGCGGTCGAGCGCCTCCAGTGGCTGGCCGACGTCGCCGGCGACCGCCTGCACCCCGCGGACCGGCGCACGGTCGAGCGGCTCCTCGACCCGCAGGACCCGGAGTACGTCGGCCTCCGCGACGACGTCTACCTGCTCGTCGCGAACACCGTGCACCTGGGCCGCAAGCCGTGA
- a CDS encoding WhiB family transcriptional regulator — MLTATVPITGTLSAEDLATTGVANLIDTAPDAGLELPCRTNNPDLWFADAPAELEQAKAFCTTCPVIAECLAGAIARHEPWGVWGGEIFERGAVIARKRPRGRPRKDATPAVPAAPAATTTVRGATDQEAAA, encoded by the coding sequence ATGTTGACCGCGACCGTCCCGATAACCGGGACGCTGTCCGCCGAGGACCTCGCCACGACCGGTGTCGCCAACCTGATCGACACCGCGCCGGACGCCGGTCTGGAGCTTCCCTGCCGTACCAACAACCCGGACCTGTGGTTCGCCGACGCTCCCGCCGAGCTGGAGCAGGCGAAGGCGTTCTGCACCACGTGCCCGGTGATCGCCGAGTGCCTGGCGGGCGCCATCGCCCGGCACGAGCCCTGGGGGGTCTGGGGCGGCGAGATCTTCGAGCGCGGTGCCGTCATCGCGCGGAAGCGGCCCCGTGGCCGTCCGCGCAAGGACGCGACGCCCGCAGTGCCCGCGGCACCCGCCGCAACCACCACCGTCCGGGGGGCTACCGACCAGGAGGCCGCCGCGTGA
- a CDS encoding ATP-dependent DNA helicase UvrD2, whose translation MRGMERLLEGLDPEQRAAVEAPRGPVCVLAGAGTGKTRTITHRIAYLVQRGHVAPGQVLAVTFTARAAGEMRTRLRALGVHGAQARTFHAAALRQLRYFWPRVVGGPHWELIDRNKLRLVAQAANRAGLSTESDSLRDLASEIEWAKASLVTPDAYPAAAGKAHRDTPAPAEQVVQVYRTYEQLKNDAQLLDFDDLLLHTAAALEEHGDVAEEFRDRYRCFVVDEYQDVTPLQQRVLDAWLGDRDDLTVVGDANQTIYSFAGASPMPLLNFNRRFPEATVVRLERDYRSTPQVVALANEVIKWARGRPAGARLRLIGQRPDGPAPKFTEFDDEPAEAAAVARRVKALLDEGVSASEIAILYRVNAQSEIFEQALAELGIPYQVRGGERFFQRAEVRQAMVALRQAAAQDPPGELPKVVREVLAPIGLTDDPPSGGAAREKWESLLALVELAEELVATVDGADLPKFVTELEVRAEAQHPPTVEGVTLASLHAAKGLEWDAVFLVGLVEGTLPILHADGDEAAVEEERRLLYVGVTRAREHLWLSWALARAAGGRRFRRRSRFLYGLIPDDHPASRTVAKREPVQKRPKPQCRVCGTQLVDATAVKLSRCGTCPSDLDEELLGRLRAWRAGRAKELKVPAYVVFTDSTLVAIAEQRPEDIAGLVAIAGIGAAKLDRYGADVLALVQGKR comes from the coding sequence ATGCGGGGCATGGAGCGGCTGCTGGAGGGACTCGATCCGGAACAGCGGGCCGCGGTCGAGGCGCCGCGCGGTCCTGTCTGCGTGCTCGCCGGGGCGGGCACCGGCAAGACCCGGACGATCACCCACCGCATCGCCTACCTGGTGCAACGGGGTCACGTCGCGCCCGGCCAAGTGCTCGCCGTCACCTTCACCGCGCGTGCCGCGGGCGAGATGCGGACCCGGTTGCGGGCGCTCGGCGTGCACGGCGCGCAAGCCCGCACCTTCCACGCCGCGGCGCTTCGGCAGTTGCGCTACTTCTGGCCCCGGGTCGTCGGCGGGCCGCACTGGGAGCTGATCGACCGCAACAAGCTGCGGCTGGTCGCCCAGGCGGCCAACCGGGCGGGCCTGTCCACCGAGTCGGACTCGCTGCGCGACCTCGCGAGCGAGATCGAGTGGGCCAAGGCCTCGCTGGTCACGCCCGACGCCTACCCGGCCGCCGCGGGCAAGGCGCACCGCGACACCCCGGCGCCCGCCGAGCAGGTCGTGCAGGTCTACCGCACCTACGAGCAGCTCAAGAACGACGCCCAGCTGCTCGACTTCGACGACCTCCTCCTGCACACCGCCGCCGCGCTGGAGGAGCACGGCGACGTCGCCGAGGAGTTCCGCGACCGCTACCGCTGCTTCGTGGTCGACGAGTACCAGGACGTCACCCCGCTCCAGCAGCGCGTGCTGGACGCGTGGCTGGGCGACCGCGACGACCTGACCGTCGTCGGCGACGCCAACCAGACCATCTACTCCTTCGCCGGCGCCTCGCCGATGCCGCTGCTGAACTTCAACCGCCGCTTCCCCGAGGCGACCGTGGTCCGGCTGGAGCGCGACTACCGGTCGACGCCGCAGGTCGTGGCCCTGGCCAACGAGGTCATCAAGTGGGCGCGCGGGCGTCCCGCGGGCGCGCGGCTGCGGCTGATCGGGCAGCGCCCGGACGGCCCCGCGCCGAAGTTCACCGAGTTCGACGACGAGCCCGCCGAGGCCGCGGCCGTCGCGCGGCGGGTGAAGGCGCTGCTGGACGAGGGCGTGTCGGCCAGCGAGATCGCCATCCTGTACCGGGTCAACGCGCAGTCGGAGATCTTCGAGCAGGCGCTCGCCGAGCTGGGCATCCCCTACCAGGTGCGCGGCGGTGAGCGGTTCTTCCAGCGCGCCGAGGTGCGGCAGGCGATGGTGGCGCTGCGGCAGGCCGCGGCGCAGGACCCGCCGGGCGAGCTGCCCAAGGTGGTGCGGGAGGTGCTGGCCCCCATCGGCCTGACCGACGACCCGCCCTCCGGCGGCGCGGCCCGGGAGAAGTGGGAGTCGCTGCTCGCGCTGGTGGAGCTGGCCGAGGAGCTGGTGGCCACCGTCGACGGGGCGGACCTGCCGAAGTTCGTGACCGAGCTGGAGGTGCGGGCCGAGGCCCAGCACCCGCCGACCGTCGAGGGCGTGACGCTGGCGTCGCTGCACGCCGCGAAGGGCCTGGAGTGGGACGCGGTGTTCCTCGTCGGCCTGGTCGAGGGCACCCTGCCGATCCTGCACGCGGACGGCGACGAGGCCGCGGTCGAGGAGGAGCGCCGCCTGCTGTACGTGGGGGTGACGCGGGCGCGTGAGCACCTGTGGCTGTCGTGGGCGCTGGCCCGCGCGGCCGGTGGTCGCCGGTTCCGGCGGCGCAGCCGGTTCCTCTACGGGCTCATCCCCGACGACCACCCCGCCTCGCGCACGGTGGCCAAGCGGGAGCCGGTGCAGAAGCGGCCCAAGCCGCAGTGCCGGGTGTGCGGGACGCAGTTGGTGGACGCGACGGCGGTCAAGCTCAGCCGGTGCGGCACGTGCCCGTCGGACCTGGACGAAGAGCTGTTGGGCCGTTTGCGGGCGTGGCGCGCGGGGCGGGCGAAGGAGCTGAAGGTGCCGGCGTACGTCGTCTTCACCGACTCCACGCTCGTGGCGATCGCCGAACAGCGCCCCGAGGACATCGCGGGGCTCGTCGCGATCGCCGGCATCGGCGCGGCGAAGCTCGACCGGTACGGCGCCGACGTCCTCGCCCTTGTGCAGGGAAAACGCTGA
- a CDS encoding DUF4191 domain-containing protein, which translates to MAGKDKAAAKAAAQERRAAAKARRGQIFEAFKMQRREDKALVPLMLLCLLGATAAAFLIGLIWDMQWVLLPLGIAVGALLAVIVFGRRVQRTVYAKADGQPGAAGWALDNLRGRWRVTQGVAATGSADMVHRVIGRPGVVLVAEGAPHRVKGLLAQEKKRVSRVIGETPIYDVIVGAEEGQVPLRKLQSHLMKLPRNISAAQVDTLENRLQALASRGTALPKGPLPQGAKMRNIQRAMRRR; encoded by the coding sequence ATGGCTGGTAAGGACAAGGCGGCGGCGAAGGCAGCGGCCCAGGAGCGCCGCGCGGCGGCGAAGGCCCGGCGGGGCCAGATCTTCGAGGCGTTCAAGATGCAGCGCCGCGAGGACAAGGCGCTCGTGCCGCTGATGCTGCTGTGCCTGCTGGGCGCGACGGCGGCGGCGTTCCTCATCGGCCTGATCTGGGACATGCAGTGGGTGCTGCTGCCCCTGGGCATCGCCGTGGGCGCCCTGCTGGCCGTGATCGTCTTCGGCCGCCGCGTGCAGCGGACTGTCTACGCGAAGGCCGACGGCCAGCCCGGCGCGGCCGGCTGGGCGCTGGACAACCTGCGCGGACGCTGGCGCGTGACCCAGGGCGTGGCCGCGACCGGCAGCGCCGACATGGTCCACCGCGTGATCGGCCGCCCCGGCGTGGTCCTGGTCGCCGAAGGCGCTCCGCACCGGGTCAAGGGTCTGCTGGCCCAGGAGAAGAAGCGCGTGTCCCGGGTGATCGGCGAGACCCCCATCTACGACGTCATCGTGGGCGCCGAAGAGGGCCAGGTCCCGCTCCGCAAGCTCCAGAGCCACCTGATGAAGCTGCCGCGCAACATCTCCGCGGCCCAGGTGGACACCCTGGAGAACCGCCTCCAGGCCCTGGCCAGCCGAGGCACCGCACTCCCGAAGGGCCCCCTGCCCCAGGGCGCGAAGATGCGCAACATCCAACGCGCCATGCGCCGCCGCTGA
- a CDS encoding RDD family protein: MSKWTGSWLSGPRSALEPGADSGDGTAQRWKGERLGLPQSGPGAVAGSGRRAFAILLDFALAMGVASVFTYPELPRNWSLLAWFAITIIAVGFFGFTPGHAVFGLRVARLDGAPLVGLPRAVLRTLLIFPVIPAVIWDADGRCLHDKATGTVVIRVR; this comes from the coding sequence GTGAGCAAGTGGACCGGTTCGTGGCTGTCAGGACCCCGCTCGGCACTGGAGCCGGGCGCCGACTCCGGCGACGGCACCGCTCAACGCTGGAAGGGCGAACGCCTCGGCCTGCCCCAGTCCGGCCCGGGTGCCGTGGCGGGCAGCGGCCGACGCGCGTTCGCGATCCTGCTCGACTTCGCCCTGGCGATGGGCGTGGCCAGCGTCTTCACCTACCCGGAGCTGCCGCGCAACTGGAGCCTGCTGGCCTGGTTCGCCATCACGATCATCGCCGTGGGCTTCTTCGGCTTCACCCCGGGCCACGCGGTCTTCGGGCTGCGCGTGGCCCGCTTGGACGGCGCACCCCTGGTGGGCCTGCCCAGGGCGGTCCTGCGCACGCTGCTCATCTTCCCGGTCATCCCGGCCGTGATCTGGGACGCGGACGGCCGCTGCCTGCACGACAAGGCGACCGGGACCGTGGTCATCCGCGTCCGCTGA
- the glnA gene encoding type I glutamate--ammonia ligase, which translates to MFKNPDEVLKFISDEGVKFIDVRFSDLPGVMQHFTLPASAFDADAIAEGLAFDGSSVRGFQSIHESDMLLLPDLYTARIDPFRIEKTLIVNFFVHDPFTREAYSRDPRNIARKAEQYITESGIADTAYFGAEAEFYIFDSIRFDTTANASFHEIDSISGWWNTGREEEGGNRGYKVKYKGGYFPVTPTDHYADLRDKMVLNLESNGFSVERAHHEVGTAGQAEINYRFNTLLHAADDLMLFKYIIKNTAWQAGKTVTFMPKPLFGDNGSGMHTHQSLWKDGAPLFHDESGYAGLSDTARHYIGGILHHAPSLLAFTNPTVNSYHRLVPGYEAPVSLVYSQRNRSACVRIPITGNNPKAKRIEFRCPDSSGNPYLAFSAMVMAGLDGVKNKIEPPAPIDKDLYELPPEEARDVKQVPASLDAVLDNLEADHEFLLEGGVFTPDVIDTWIAFKREQEIDPLRLRPNPYEFALYYDV; encoded by the coding sequence GTGTTCAAGAATCCCGACGAGGTCCTGAAGTTCATCTCCGACGAGGGCGTGAAGTTCATCGACGTCCGCTTCAGCGACCTGCCCGGCGTGATGCAGCACTTCACGCTCCCCGCGTCCGCCTTCGACGCCGACGCCATCGCCGAGGGCCTGGCGTTCGACGGCTCCTCCGTGCGCGGCTTCCAGTCGATCCACGAGTCGGACATGCTCCTGCTGCCCGACCTGTACACGGCGCGCATCGACCCGTTCCGGATCGAGAAGACGCTGATCGTCAACTTCTTCGTGCACGACCCGTTCACCCGCGAGGCGTACAGCCGCGACCCGCGCAACATCGCGCGCAAGGCCGAGCAGTACATCACCGAGTCGGGCATCGCGGACACCGCGTACTTCGGCGCCGAGGCGGAGTTCTACATCTTCGACTCGATCCGCTTCGACACCACCGCGAACGCGTCCTTCCACGAGATCGACTCGATCTCCGGCTGGTGGAACACCGGCCGTGAGGAAGAGGGCGGCAACCGCGGCTACAAGGTCAAGTACAAGGGCGGCTACTTCCCGGTCACGCCGACCGACCACTACGCCGACCTGCGCGACAAGATGGTGCTCAACCTGGAGAGCAACGGCTTCTCCGTCGAGCGCGCGCACCACGAGGTCGGCACCGCCGGCCAGGCGGAGATCAACTACCGCTTCAACACGCTGCTGCACGCGGCCGACGACCTGATGCTGTTCAAGTACATCATCAAGAACACGGCGTGGCAGGCGGGCAAGACCGTCACCTTCATGCCGAAGCCGCTGTTCGGCGACAACGGCTCGGGCATGCACACCCACCAGTCGCTGTGGAAGGACGGTGCGCCGCTGTTCCACGACGAGTCCGGCTACGCGGGCCTGTCCGACACCGCGCGCCACTACATCGGCGGCATCCTGCACCACGCGCCGTCGCTGCTGGCGTTCACCAACCCGACGGTGAACTCCTACCACCGCCTGGTGCCCGGCTACGAGGCCCCGGTCAGCCTGGTCTACTCCCAGCGCAACCGGTCGGCGTGCGTGCGCATCCCGATCACCGGCAACAACCCGAAGGCCAAGCGCATCGAGTTCCGCTGCCCCGACTCGTCGGGCAACCCGTACCTGGCCTTCTCGGCCATGGTGATGGCGGGCCTGGACGGCGTGAAGAACAAGATCGAGCCGCCGGCCCCGATCGACAAGGACCTCTACGAGCTCCCGCCGGAGGAGGCCCGCGACGTCAAGCAGGTCCCGGCCTCGCTCGACGCCGTGCTGGACAACCTGGAGGCCGACCACGAGTTCCTGCTCGAGGGCGGCGTGTTCACGCCGGACGTGATCGACACGTGGATCGCGTTCAAGCGCGAGCAGGAGATCGACCCGCTGCGCCTGCGCCCGAACCCGTACGAGTTCGCGCTGTACTACGACGTGTGA
- a CDS encoding NACHT domain-containing protein produces the protein MPGFEEPLIGRLLGQAAKPLVDNVRHALARRGYGRTDVHTALNRLTLAPATFSLVLRLPIGFTQQDVAGALASPEGDHVLRRILALNLEGRVTEGIRTKVEASVLALISAQVRKRYRVSDPPVPFADLRFDRLREYTAQLCELLFTRGQDWAKALLRSLKDPAESLDWAFTTLVRHQLAEVEHYLDVLASAVEPTAEAFEEWRRTYLTVFAAHHSTMQLPHFERKLVPYDDLFVPSQFRPWGESARNLVHDAEISFERFAGLVDKTVIVGDPGGGKSTTSTLLARRALDRGDIPFVVALKAVDVGLNGFNVEEAVESLLRTGYQCPAPPGTVRKLLAEGRAFLVFDGLDELVDGATREAAAKTIDTIATIHPFAKVVVTSRRVGYSVARLNPRTFDEFLIGSFTDQQVEQYARRWFSIVREPGDPSVEGTVQGFLESGKPIADLRTNPLMLAFICVLYQGRGTIPHKRPEIFRECVELFLHHWDRKRRIGRPPADLDLIELSLSYLAHAVLTDRAYRDGVTEEQVFALVVEPLLAEGVPDRRTAKRVVRELLDLCRGRAWIFTDVGGDPTRGAVFAFTHPSFLEYFAALHLNRTVEGPEEIAAILIPEIARGQWEVVGQICISLRLRNFQAGAARIMDSFLRRIEAVITDRRRAANRGATWYTAPRDHLRLSPLQKDVDVALVEFLLRTSETLPVSSDTLRRLVEIGADHFSMGRSAGLSALLNTDYQYLDAVYEKLTSLLGSALRSFAADPDDTTATHAWFAVHFGYLAGQPLAHHVDLARLHDTRARIVDPSDLDLLAGHRTVFAWNLRLHAGGTPDLDEPGWFGKLFEGCHRQIPGFGPQSTAQWIVDCFSSPFRRSLPVPTAAALLRSLAPGIAWNNDLPAGGEAHTLPVEVVTAASARVIGYDDTVLAGWCTVAMAVHELWEVTTHTPRTDLLGDTTLRPLFDHAIRRGVPGAASIHRWLDGEVSIWKEPGTSVS, from the coding sequence ATGCCGGGTTTCGAGGAACCCCTCATCGGACGACTGCTCGGGCAGGCGGCCAAACCACTGGTCGACAACGTGCGCCACGCACTCGCGCGCCGCGGTTACGGCCGGACGGACGTGCACACGGCCCTGAACAGGCTGACGCTCGCCCCGGCGACCTTCAGCCTGGTGTTGCGACTACCGATCGGGTTCACCCAACAGGACGTGGCAGGTGCCTTGGCGAGCCCCGAAGGTGACCACGTGCTGCGGCGCATCCTCGCGCTCAACCTCGAAGGACGCGTCACCGAGGGGATCCGGACGAAGGTCGAGGCCTCCGTACTGGCGTTGATCAGCGCGCAGGTGCGCAAGCGCTACCGCGTGAGCGATCCGCCCGTGCCCTTCGCCGACCTGCGGTTCGACCGGCTGCGGGAGTACACGGCGCAGCTGTGCGAACTGCTGTTCACCCGCGGTCAGGACTGGGCCAAAGCCCTGCTCCGGTCGCTCAAAGACCCGGCGGAGAGCCTGGACTGGGCGTTCACCACGCTCGTCCGGCACCAACTCGCCGAAGTGGAGCACTACCTGGACGTTCTGGCTTCGGCGGTCGAGCCGACCGCCGAAGCGTTCGAGGAGTGGCGACGGACCTACCTCACCGTGTTCGCGGCCCACCACTCGACCATGCAGCTGCCGCACTTCGAACGGAAGCTCGTGCCGTACGACGACCTGTTCGTGCCGTCCCAGTTCCGCCCGTGGGGTGAGAGCGCTCGGAACCTGGTGCACGACGCGGAGATCTCGTTCGAGCGCTTCGCGGGACTGGTCGACAAGACGGTCATCGTCGGCGACCCCGGCGGCGGGAAGTCGACCACGTCGACGCTGCTCGCGCGACGAGCCCTCGACCGCGGCGACATCCCGTTCGTCGTGGCCCTCAAGGCCGTCGACGTCGGGCTCAACGGGTTCAACGTCGAGGAAGCCGTCGAGTCGCTCCTGCGCACCGGGTACCAGTGCCCAGCCCCACCGGGCACCGTGCGCAAGCTGCTCGCCGAGGGACGCGCGTTCCTGGTGTTCGACGGCCTGGACGAACTCGTCGACGGCGCGACCAGGGAGGCCGCCGCGAAGACGATCGACACCATCGCCACCATCCACCCGTTCGCGAAGGTCGTGGTGACCTCCCGGCGGGTCGGGTACTCCGTGGCGCGGCTGAACCCGCGGACGTTCGACGAGTTCCTGATCGGCAGCTTCACCGACCAGCAGGTCGAGCAGTACGCCCGCCGGTGGTTCTCGATCGTCCGCGAACCGGGCGATCCGTCGGTCGAGGGCACCGTGCAGGGTTTCCTCGAATCCGGCAAACCCATCGCGGACCTGCGCACGAACCCGTTGATGCTCGCGTTCATCTGCGTGCTCTACCAGGGCCGCGGCACCATCCCGCACAAACGGCCGGAGATCTTCCGCGAGTGCGTCGAACTCTTCCTGCACCACTGGGACCGCAAGCGGCGCATCGGCCGCCCGCCGGCCGACCTCGACCTGATCGAGCTGTCGTTGAGCTACCTCGCCCACGCCGTGCTGACCGACCGCGCCTACCGCGACGGCGTCACCGAGGAACAGGTCTTCGCGCTGGTGGTCGAGCCGCTGCTGGCCGAAGGCGTGCCGGACCGCCGCACCGCCAAGCGGGTCGTGCGCGAGCTGCTGGACCTGTGCCGGGGCCGCGCCTGGATCTTCACCGACGTGGGCGGCGACCCGACCCGCGGCGCTGTCTTCGCCTTCACCCACCCCAGCTTCCTGGAGTACTTCGCGGCCCTGCACCTCAACCGCACGGTCGAAGGGCCGGAGGAGATCGCGGCGATCCTGATCCCGGAGATCGCGCGGGGCCAGTGGGAGGTGGTGGGCCAGATCTGCATCTCGTTGCGCCTGCGGAACTTCCAGGCCGGTGCCGCGCGGATCATGGACAGCTTCCTCCGGCGCATCGAAGCGGTTATCACCGACCGGCGCAGGGCGGCCAACCGGGGGGCCACCTGGTACACGGCACCCCGCGACCACCTCCGGCTGTCCCCGCTGCAGAAGGACGTGGACGTCGCCCTGGTCGAGTTCCTGCTGCGCACCTCCGAGACGCTGCCGGTGTCGTCGGACACCCTCCGCCGGCTGGTCGAGATCGGTGCCGACCACTTCTCGATGGGCCGCAGCGCCGGCCTGTCGGCCCTGCTCAACACCGACTACCAGTACCTGGACGCGGTGTACGAGAAGCTGACCTCCCTGCTGGGTTCGGCGTTGCGGTCGTTCGCCGCCGACCCGGACGACACCACGGCGACGCACGCGTGGTTCGCGGTCCACTTCGGCTACCTGGCGGGTCAGCCCCTTGCCCACCACGTCGACCTCGCCCGCCTCCACGACACCCGGGCACGGATCGTCGACCCGAGCGACCTCGACCTGCTGGCCGGCCACCGCACCGTGTTCGCGTGGAACCTGCGCCTGCACGCGGGCGGCACCCCCGACCTCGACGAGCCGGGGTGGTTCGGGAAGCTGTTCGAGGGTTGCCACCGCCAGATCCCCGGCTTTGGGCCGCAGTCGACGGCGCAGTGGATCGTGGACTGCTTCTCCTCGCCGTTCCGCCGCAGCCTGCCCGTCCCGACCGCGGCAGCCCTCCTCCGCTCCCTTGCGCCGGGCATCGCCTGGAACAACGACCTCCCGGCCGGCGGCGAGGCGCACACCCTGCCGGTCGAGGTCGTCACGGCGGCTTCGGCCCGCGTGATCGGGTACGACGACACGGTCCTCGCCGGGTGGTGCACGGTGGCGATGGCCGTGCACGAACTGTGGGAGGTCACCACCCACACACCTCGAACCGACCTGCTCGGCGACACCACGTTGCGCCCGCTGTTCGACCACGCGATCCGGCGCGGCGTACCAGGTGCGGCCTCGATCCACCGCTGGCTGGACGGGGAGGTCTCCATCTGGAAGGAGCCCGGCACGAGCGTCTCGTGA